A single region of the Arthrobacter sp. zg-Y20 genome encodes:
- a CDS encoding 2-hydroxyacid dehydrogenase, with the protein MDRSEARPVRTVTVPTAALLDALQPLPEGMRAAVWDLEGEPDGVDYADIDAVVLPYASGTAYRSALERVPQLALLQAQSTGYDGLPELVGPGTAIASAAGVHAAATAEMALTLILAAQRGIDSALRGQHEGTWEQVRCPGLADRRVLLVGVGGIGREIAARLRPFDVELTRVGSTARTDDDGAVHGSGELAELAAAAEILVVITPLNEQTRHLIDARILSALPDGGLVVNVARGAVVDSEALTKEVVSGRLRAAVDVFDPEPIPEDHPLRQAPGAIITPHWGGNTDAFEPRIREFLRRQVRRLARGEEPLNMVRPGPWAGRSGES; encoded by the coding sequence ATGGACCGTTCCGAAGCCCGCCCTGTCCGCACCGTCACCGTTCCGACCGCCGCACTCCTGGACGCGCTGCAACCGCTTCCCGAGGGAATGCGGGCCGCGGTATGGGATCTCGAGGGGGAGCCCGACGGCGTTGACTACGCGGACATAGATGCCGTGGTCCTGCCCTACGCATCCGGCACCGCGTACCGCTCCGCGCTGGAGCGGGTCCCGCAGCTGGCCCTGCTGCAGGCCCAGTCCACCGGCTATGACGGCCTGCCCGAACTCGTTGGACCGGGCACGGCCATTGCCAGCGCCGCCGGCGTGCATGCGGCGGCAACAGCGGAAATGGCACTGACCCTGATCCTGGCCGCGCAGCGGGGGATCGACTCCGCGCTCCGCGGGCAGCATGAGGGCACATGGGAGCAGGTCCGCTGCCCCGGACTGGCCGACCGCCGCGTGCTCCTGGTGGGGGTGGGAGGAATCGGCCGGGAGATTGCCGCACGGCTGCGTCCGTTCGACGTCGAACTCACCCGCGTGGGCAGCACGGCCAGGACGGACGACGACGGCGCCGTGCACGGAAGCGGGGAACTTGCGGAACTCGCGGCGGCAGCAGAAATCCTGGTGGTGATCACGCCCCTGAATGAGCAGACCCGGCACTTGATCGACGCGCGGATCCTGTCGGCCCTACCCGACGGCGGGTTGGTGGTCAACGTGGCCCGCGGCGCCGTCGTGGACAGCGAGGCGCTCACCAAAGAGGTGGTGTCAGGGCGGCTGCGCGCCGCCGTAGATGTTTTCGATCCCGAACCCATACCGGAAGACCACCCCCTGCGGCAGGCGCCCGGTGCCATCATCACCCCGCACTGGGGCGGGAATACCGACGCCTTCGAACCTCGGATCCGGGAGTTCCTGCGCCGCCAGGTCCGCCGGCTGGCCCGGGGTGAGGAACCGTTGAATATGGTCCGGCCGGGCCCGTGGGCCGGCAGGTCCGGTGAAAGCTAG
- a CDS encoding ABC transporter substrate-binding protein has protein sequence MFPADRVRKGRTAKKRASALTAGLALSALVLSGCAQSNREEGDGGGSGDVDGTFVFAASSDPKSLDPAFASDGESFRVSRQIFEGLVGVEPGTADPAPLLAKSWEVSEDGMTYTFALEEGVTFHDGTDFNAEAVCANFDRWYNFSGIQQAESQAYYYGMLFKGFSDSPDTATYKSCEASSDTEAVISLNKPFAGFVAALSLPAFAMQSPSAMEEFGANESSGTAEAPELTEYAKAHPTGTGPYKFNAWDVGNQITLDLNEDYWGDEEAQVTDIIFRVIDDPQARRQSLEAGDIDGYDLVAPADTEQLAAAGFKVIPRDPFTILYLGMNQQVPELADVKVRQAISYAIDKEALVSQTLPEGTKVATQFIPEVVNGYNDEVTEYAYDPEKAKSLLAEAGYPDGFTVDFNYPTGVSRPYMPTPEQVFTNLQAQLAEVGIKVNPQPNKWSPDYLDRVQAGSDHGLHLLGWTGDYNDTDNFVGVFFGQEKPEFGFNNPDIFNALEEARQVSKLDEQTPLYEQINEDIAQFVPAVPLAHPAPSLAFSERVESYPASPVNDEVFNQIKLTK, from the coding sequence ATGTTCCCAGCAGACAGAGTCCGGAAAGGCCGCACCGCGAAGAAGCGCGCGTCCGCCCTTACCGCAGGCCTTGCCCTGAGCGCTCTTGTGCTCTCGGGCTGCGCCCAGAGCAACCGTGAAGAGGGCGACGGCGGTGGCTCCGGCGACGTCGACGGCACGTTTGTCTTCGCCGCCTCATCCGATCCCAAGTCCCTTGACCCCGCCTTCGCCTCCGACGGTGAGTCCTTCCGGGTCAGCCGCCAGATCTTCGAAGGCCTGGTAGGGGTCGAACCCGGAACCGCCGACCCGGCTCCGCTGCTGGCCAAGTCCTGGGAAGTCTCCGAAGACGGCATGACCTACACGTTCGCCCTGGAGGAAGGCGTCACGTTCCACGACGGAACGGATTTCAACGCTGAAGCCGTCTGCGCAAACTTCGACCGCTGGTACAACTTCTCCGGTATCCAGCAGGCAGAAAGCCAGGCCTACTACTACGGCATGCTGTTCAAGGGCTTCTCCGACAGCCCGGACACCGCGACGTACAAGTCCTGCGAGGCGTCTTCGGACACCGAAGCCGTGATCTCGCTGAACAAGCCGTTCGCCGGGTTCGTTGCCGCCCTGTCCCTGCCGGCGTTCGCCATGCAGAGCCCCTCGGCCATGGAGGAGTTCGGTGCCAACGAGTCCTCCGGCACGGCCGAGGCACCCGAGCTGACCGAATACGCCAAGGCCCACCCCACCGGCACCGGGCCCTACAAGTTCAATGCCTGGGACGTAGGAAACCAGATCACCCTTGACCTGAACGAGGACTACTGGGGAGATGAGGAAGCACAGGTCACCGACATCATCTTCCGCGTCATCGATGATCCGCAGGCACGCCGCCAGTCGCTGGAAGCCGGCGACATTGACGGCTATGACCTGGTGGCTCCGGCCGACACCGAGCAGCTGGCCGCGGCCGGTTTCAAGGTGATCCCCCGGGATCCGTTCACCATCCTGTACCTGGGCATGAACCAGCAGGTTCCGGAACTGGCCGATGTGAAGGTTCGCCAGGCCATCTCCTACGCCATCGATAAGGAAGCGCTGGTGTCCCAGACGCTGCCCGAAGGCACGAAGGTGGCAACACAGTTCATCCCCGAGGTTGTCAACGGCTACAACGACGAGGTCACCGAGTACGCCTACGATCCGGAGAAGGCAAAGTCCCTGCTGGCCGAGGCCGGCTACCCGGACGGCTTCACCGTGGACTTCAACTACCCCACCGGCGTCTCGCGCCCCTACATGCCGACCCCTGAACAGGTCTTCACCAACCTGCAGGCCCAGCTGGCCGAGGTAGGCATCAAGGTCAACCCGCAGCCGAACAAGTGGTCCCCGGACTACCTTGACCGCGTCCAGGCCGGGTCCGATCACGGCCTGCACCTGCTGGGCTGGACCGGCGACTACAACGACACCGACAACTTTGTTGGCGTCTTCTTCGGCCAGGAGAAGCCGGAGTTCGGCTTCAACAACCCGGACATCTTCAACGCCCTGGAAGAAGCCCGCCAGGTCTCCAAGCTCGACGAGCAGACCCCGCTCTACGAGCAGATCAACGAGGACATCGCCCAGTTTGTGCCGGCCGTACCGCTGGCACACCCGGCGCCGTCGCTCGCCTTTTCCGAGCGGGTTGAGTCCTACCCCGCCAGCCCGGTGAACGACGAAGTGTTCAACCAGATCAAGCTCACCAAGTAA
- a CDS encoding MarR family transcriptional regulator, with amino-acid sequence MPDMERWPTGRLLSTAARLVEHAWNERLVSIGLTHAGVIALGVLDSQGPMTQARLAQLVRVQAQTMGKTLARLETHGHVTRVRNDLDKRSHMVTITERGAEALHEAQNIERTLLDGGELMSEALRSQLRKVITELGSPRWQTAVDVPGLPIPPEAGLEILPEPAADGR; translated from the coding sequence ATGCCGGATATGGAGCGCTGGCCCACCGGTCGTCTGCTGTCAACCGCTGCGCGCCTGGTGGAACACGCCTGGAACGAACGCCTGGTCAGCATCGGCCTGACGCATGCAGGCGTGATCGCACTGGGTGTCCTTGATTCGCAGGGACCCATGACACAGGCCCGCCTGGCGCAGTTGGTGCGCGTCCAGGCACAGACTATGGGCAAGACCCTGGCCCGCCTGGAGACCCACGGCCATGTCACGCGGGTCCGTAATGATCTGGATAAGCGCAGCCACATGGTCACCATTACCGAGCGCGGCGCTGAAGCCCTGCACGAGGCGCAGAACATTGAGCGCACCCTGCTTGACGGCGGCGAGCTGATGTCCGAAGCGCTGCGCAGCCAGCTGCGCAAGGTCATCACCGAACTGGGCAGCCCCCGGTGGCAGACTGCCGTGGACGTTCCCGGACTGCCCATCCCGCCCGAAGCCGGGCTGGAAATCCTGCCGGAGCCCGCGGCAGACGGCCGCTGA
- the ilvD gene encoding dihydroxy-acid dehydratase, with product MSGENTPDIKPRSRVVTDGIHAAPARGMFRAVGMGDDDFAKPQIGVASSWNEITPCNLSLNRLAQGAKEGIHAGGGFPMQFGTISVSDGISMGHEGMHFSLVSREVIADSVETVMMAERLDGSVLLAGCDKSLPGMLMAAARLDLSSVFLYAGSIMPGFAKMEDGSEREVTLIDAFEAVGACAAGKMSLKDLDSIERAICPGEGACGGMYTANTMACIGEALGMSLPGSAAPPSADRRRDEFARKSGEAVVNLLRKGITARDIMTKKAFENAIAVTMAFGGSTNAVLHLLAIAREAEVDLTLEDFNRIGDTIPHLGDLKPFGRYVMFDVDKIGGVPVIMKALLDAGLIHGDCLTVTGKTVAENLAAINPPDPDGKVLRAIDNPIHKTGGITILKGSMAPEGAVVKSAGFDADVFEGTARVFEREQGALDALDAGQIHAGDVVVIRYEGPKGGPGMREMLAITGAIKGAGLGKDVLLLTDGRFSGGTTGLCIGHVAPEAVDGGPIAFVRDGDRIRVDIAARSFDLLVDPEELEARKAGWQPLPGKFTTGVLGKYTKLVNSASTGAYCG from the coding sequence ATGAGCGGAGAAAACACACCCGATATCAAGCCCCGCAGCCGAGTGGTCACGGACGGCATCCACGCAGCGCCCGCCCGCGGCATGTTCCGCGCCGTGGGAATGGGTGACGACGATTTCGCCAAGCCGCAGATCGGCGTCGCGAGTTCGTGGAACGAGATCACCCCCTGCAACCTTTCCCTGAACCGCCTGGCCCAGGGTGCCAAGGAAGGCATCCACGCCGGCGGCGGCTTCCCCATGCAGTTCGGCACCATTTCCGTCTCCGACGGGATCTCCATGGGCCACGAGGGCATGCACTTCTCCCTGGTGTCCCGCGAAGTCATTGCCGACTCGGTGGAGACCGTCATGATGGCTGAACGCCTGGACGGCTCCGTCCTCCTGGCCGGCTGCGACAAGTCCCTGCCGGGCATGCTGATGGCCGCCGCGCGCCTGGACCTCTCCAGCGTCTTCCTCTACGCCGGCTCCATCATGCCCGGCTTCGCGAAGATGGAGGACGGCAGCGAGCGGGAAGTGACCCTTATCGACGCCTTCGAAGCCGTGGGCGCCTGCGCCGCCGGCAAGATGAGCCTGAAGGACCTGGACTCCATCGAGCGGGCCATCTGTCCCGGCGAAGGCGCCTGCGGCGGCATGTACACCGCCAACACCATGGCCTGCATCGGCGAGGCCCTGGGAATGTCCCTGCCCGGCTCGGCGGCGCCGCCCTCGGCCGACCGCCGCCGCGACGAATTTGCCCGCAAATCCGGCGAAGCCGTGGTCAACCTGCTGCGCAAGGGCATCACCGCCCGCGACATCATGACCAAGAAGGCCTTCGAAAACGCCATCGCCGTCACCATGGCCTTCGGCGGCTCCACCAACGCCGTGCTGCATCTGCTCGCCATCGCCCGCGAAGCCGAAGTGGACCTCACACTGGAGGACTTCAACCGCATCGGCGACACCATCCCGCACCTGGGCGACCTGAAGCCCTTCGGCCGGTACGTAATGTTCGACGTCGACAAGATCGGCGGCGTCCCGGTGATCATGAAGGCACTGCTCGACGCCGGCCTGATCCACGGCGACTGCCTCACCGTCACAGGCAAGACGGTCGCGGAGAACCTGGCCGCCATCAATCCGCCGGACCCGGACGGCAAGGTGCTGCGCGCCATCGACAACCCCATCCACAAGACCGGCGGCATCACCATCCTGAAGGGCTCCATGGCCCCCGAAGGCGCAGTGGTCAAAAGTGCCGGGTTCGACGCCGACGTGTTCGAGGGCACCGCACGTGTCTTCGAACGCGAACAGGGTGCCCTGGATGCCCTCGATGCCGGGCAGATCCACGCCGGCGACGTCGTCGTGATCCGCTACGAAGGTCCCAAGGGTGGCCCGGGCATGCGCGAAATGCTGGCCATCACCGGCGCCATCAAGGGAGCAGGCCTGGGCAAGGACGTCCTGCTGCTCACCGACGGCCGGTTCTCCGGGGGCACCACCGGCCTGTGTATCGGCCATGTGGCACCCGAAGCCGTCGACGGCGGCCCCATCGCCTTCGTGCGGGACGGGGACCGGATCCGCGTGGACATTGCCGCTCGCAGCTTCGACCTGCTGGTGGACCCGGAAGAGCTGGAAGCCCGGAAGGCCGGTTGGCAGCCGCTGCCGGGGAAGTTCACCACCGGTGTGCTGGGCAAGTACACCAAGCTGGTGAACTCCGCCTCCACCGGCGCTTACTGCGGCTGA
- the bcp gene encoding thioredoxin-dependent thiol peroxidase has translation MPRLSPAETAPDFTLPAADGSSVSLADARGSNTIVYFYPAAATPGCTKEACDFRDNLNSLKSAGYTVLGISPDPVTKLEKFAAAENLNFPLLSDPDHAVAEAYGAWGEKKNYGRTYEGLIRSTVVVDPEGTVALAQYNVKATGHVAKLRRDLGLD, from the coding sequence ATGCCACGCCTCAGCCCGGCCGAAACCGCCCCGGACTTCACCCTGCCCGCCGCCGACGGGAGCAGTGTTTCCCTGGCCGACGCGCGCGGCAGCAACACCATTGTGTACTTCTACCCCGCGGCAGCCACGCCCGGCTGCACCAAGGAAGCCTGCGACTTCCGCGACAACCTGAACAGCCTCAAGAGCGCCGGCTACACGGTCCTGGGCATCTCCCCCGACCCGGTTACGAAGCTGGAAAAGTTCGCCGCAGCGGAGAACCTCAACTTCCCGCTGCTCTCCGATCCAGACCACGCGGTGGCCGAAGCCTACGGCGCATGGGGCGAGAAAAAGAACTACGGCCGCACCTACGAAGGGCTGATCAGGTCCACTGTGGTGGTTGACCCCGAGGGCACGGTTGCCCTCGCCCAGTACAACGTCAAGGCCACCGGCCATGTTGCCAAGCTCCGGCGTGATCTGGGGCTCGACTGA
- a CDS encoding GNAT family N-acetyltransferase → MTTSAELLAAYDRQLRTDAETPSALDVEQLGPLRLVTFDGGRGFITYAGLDGADAGTIAGWVAGALEYYRNNPAIRHIEWKSRGHDWAPGLHVALVGNGFEPEESESIMIGRAADLAVDVPLPVGVALRQVTEEEDVRAMSAMADGVFGDPVSTATADSLLRRLSHADGMELWVAECGAEIVSAGRLEPVPGTDFAGIWGGATLPAWRGRGIYRALTAARARSALAMGKTLIHSDSTPYSRPILERSGFVKVSTTTPYIWRAPA, encoded by the coding sequence ATGACCACTTCAGCAGAGCTTCTTGCCGCCTATGACCGGCAGCTGCGCACGGACGCGGAGACTCCGTCCGCCCTCGACGTCGAACAGCTTGGACCGCTGCGCCTGGTGACGTTCGACGGCGGACGGGGATTCATCACCTATGCCGGCCTGGACGGCGCCGACGCCGGCACCATAGCCGGCTGGGTGGCCGGCGCCCTCGAGTATTACCGGAACAATCCGGCGATCCGGCACATCGAGTGGAAGTCCCGCGGGCATGACTGGGCTCCCGGACTGCATGTTGCACTGGTTGGTAACGGGTTTGAGCCGGAGGAATCCGAGTCCATCATGATCGGCCGCGCAGCGGACCTCGCCGTTGACGTCCCGCTGCCTGTTGGCGTTGCCCTCCGGCAGGTCACCGAAGAGGAAGATGTCCGTGCCATGAGTGCAATGGCGGACGGGGTCTTCGGGGATCCGGTTTCCACCGCAACTGCGGACTCCCTCCTGCGCCGGCTGTCCCATGCCGACGGAATGGAACTCTGGGTGGCCGAATGCGGGGCAGAGATTGTCAGCGCCGGACGCCTTGAACCTGTTCCCGGCACGGACTTTGCCGGCATCTGGGGTGGCGCCACCCTGCCGGCGTGGCGGGGCCGGGGTATCTACCGTGCCCTCACCGCAGCCCGCGCGCGGTCCGCCCTGGCAATGGGTAAGACACTGATCCACAGCGACTCGACACCGTACTCCCGGCCCATCCTTGAGCGCTCCGGTTTCGTGAAGGTCTCCACCACCACGCCATATATTTGGCGTGCCCCGGCCTAG
- a CDS encoding RtcB family protein, which translates to MEQRVSEKYLNFAGVIDDATLEQNRRTAQMPFIYPHLASMPDAHLGKGAAVGSVIPTLGAVIPAAVGVDIGCGMIAVRTGHRAADLAGLDRRKLRTSIEGAVPLSAGHSNKSLTDTARRRVQVLSDDAAAAGFDPGAYLKGWQLQLGTLGSGNHFIEVSLDEEDTVWLFLHSGSRGVGNKIAQQHIWAAQNYCGKRAIELPDRDLAYLEEGTEEFDRYIAELMWAQKFALLNREEMMDRVMACFREWTGGPVQEAERINCHHNYTEVEEHYGKRVWLSRKGAIDASPGRPGLIPGSMGTASYVVEGKGYPPSLNSAPHGAGRQYSRTRARKTFSQEQLRKAMRGIEYRDTPAFIDEIPAAYKDIDAVMEDAGDLVSVRHVLHQIVNVKGN; encoded by the coding sequence ATGGAACAAAGAGTGAGCGAAAAGTACCTTAACTTTGCGGGCGTCATTGATGACGCCACATTGGAGCAGAACAGGCGCACGGCGCAGATGCCGTTCATCTACCCGCACCTGGCTTCCATGCCGGATGCCCATCTGGGCAAGGGTGCCGCCGTGGGCTCGGTGATCCCGACCCTTGGCGCGGTGATCCCGGCCGCCGTCGGCGTCGATATCGGCTGCGGGATGATCGCGGTGCGCACCGGGCACCGGGCCGCGGACTTAGCCGGACTGGACCGGCGGAAGCTGCGGACATCGATCGAGGGCGCGGTTCCCCTCTCCGCCGGGCACAGCAACAAGTCCCTGACGGACACTGCACGCCGCCGCGTCCAGGTCCTGTCCGACGACGCCGCTGCCGCCGGCTTTGATCCTGGCGCCTACCTCAAAGGCTGGCAGCTGCAGCTGGGCACACTGGGTTCAGGCAACCACTTCATTGAGGTTTCCCTCGATGAAGAGGATACGGTCTGGCTGTTCCTGCACTCCGGATCGAGGGGAGTGGGGAACAAGATCGCCCAGCAGCACATCTGGGCTGCGCAGAATTACTGCGGCAAACGCGCCATCGAGCTGCCGGACCGGGACCTGGCCTACCTGGAGGAAGGCACTGAGGAGTTTGACCGTTACATTGCGGAGCTGATGTGGGCGCAGAAATTCGCCCTGCTGAACCGGGAGGAAATGATGGACAGGGTGATGGCCTGCTTCCGGGAGTGGACCGGCGGACCGGTGCAGGAAGCAGAGCGGATCAACTGCCACCACAACTACACCGAGGTGGAAGAGCACTACGGAAAAAGGGTCTGGCTGTCCCGCAAGGGAGCCATTGATGCTTCCCCCGGCCGCCCTGGACTCATTCCCGGATCCATGGGTACCGCGTCCTACGTGGTGGAGGGCAAGGGCTACCCTCCGTCCCTGAACTCCGCGCCGCACGGGGCAGGCCGGCAGTACTCCCGCACCCGGGCACGCAAAACCTTCAGCCAGGAACAGCTGCGGAAGGCAATGCGGGGAATCGAGTACCGGGACACTCCCGCGTTCATCGATGAAATCCCGGCGGCTTATAAGGACATAGACGCAGTGATGGAGGATGCCGGGGACCTGGTTTCGGTGCGGCACGTGCTGCACCAGATTGTGAACGTCAAGGGAAACTGA
- a CDS encoding ABC transporter permease, whose protein sequence is MLRVIGKRLLMLIPTLIGLSILLFLWVRNLPGGPATALLGDKASPEAIANINKAYGFDRPLIEQYFTYVGKLLKGDFGTSIVTGRSVLEEFGTRFPATVELAVVALIFAIGIGIPLGYLAARHYGRFWDHSSVVLSLIGITVPVFFLAFILKWVLAIQLGWFPTDGRQDPRINATHVTDFFVLDGLLTREWDASWDAILHLVLPAIALGTIPLAIIVRITRASVLEVQGADYVRTARAKGLMEKTIRGRFILRNAMLPVTTTIGLQTGLLISGAVLTETVFAFSGIGKFLRDAIFALDYPVLQGFIVFIAVAYSLINLLVDVSYGFIDPRVRVQ, encoded by the coding sequence GTGCTACGAGTCATCGGCAAACGCCTGCTTATGCTGATTCCCACCCTCATAGGCCTGTCCATCCTGCTGTTCCTTTGGGTACGCAACTTGCCCGGAGGTCCGGCCACGGCCCTGCTCGGAGACAAGGCCTCACCGGAAGCCATTGCGAACATCAATAAGGCCTACGGATTTGACCGTCCCCTGATCGAGCAGTACTTCACCTACGTCGGGAAGCTCCTCAAGGGCGACTTCGGCACCTCCATCGTCACCGGGCGTTCCGTCCTGGAGGAATTCGGCACCCGTTTCCCGGCCACAGTGGAACTGGCCGTCGTTGCGCTGATCTTCGCCATCGGCATCGGCATTCCGCTCGGCTACCTGGCCGCCCGGCATTACGGACGTTTCTGGGACCACTCCTCCGTTGTCCTCTCGCTCATCGGCATCACCGTGCCGGTCTTTTTCCTGGCCTTCATTCTCAAATGGGTACTGGCCATCCAGCTGGGGTGGTTCCCCACCGACGGACGTCAGGACCCGCGGATCAATGCCACGCACGTCACGGACTTCTTTGTACTGGACGGGCTGCTGACACGGGAATGGGACGCCTCCTGGGATGCCATCCTGCACCTTGTGCTGCCGGCGATCGCCCTGGGCACCATCCCGCTGGCGATTATTGTGCGCATTACCCGCGCGTCTGTCCTGGAAGTCCAGGGTGCGGACTACGTCCGCACGGCCCGGGCGAAGGGGCTGATGGAAAAAACCATCCGCGGACGGTTCATCCTGCGCAACGCCATGCTGCCGGTCACCACCACCATCGGCCTGCAGACCGGGCTGCTGATCTCCGGCGCAGTGCTGACCGAAACCGTCTTTGCCTTCAGCGGGATAGGAAAATTCCTGAGGGACGCAATTTTTGCCCTCGACTACCCCGTGCTGCAGGGATTCATCGTCTTCATTGCCGTGGCGTACTCATTGATCAACCTGCTGGTTGACGTGTCCTACGGCTTCATCGATCCAAGGGTGCGTGTCCAGTGA